A window from Salvia miltiorrhiza cultivar Shanhuang (shh) chromosome 2, IMPLAD_Smil_shh, whole genome shotgun sequence encodes these proteins:
- the LOC131009227 gene encoding wax ester synthase/diacylglycerol acyltransferase 4-like encodes MEGEEELLEPMSPSAQYLKSSALSLTILGVLEMEDDIDDSMTMSLLKDLFLPINPRFTSIMVTDKKGVRKWRKVEVNLEDHVNVPTFPSGVSVDYYDECFNDYLSKLATEQLPQDRPLWEIHILKYPTKNAAGNVIFKLHHSLGDGYSLMGALLSCLKRVDDSSLPLTFPSLQSSTGSGARRNSFMRRIPRVFTGLVDTAYDFGWSLLKSTSMKDDKSPIRSGADGVEFRPIATTTTTISIDQLKHIKNKLYVTINDVITGVILLGTRLYMQKVDEQSCKSNTTALVLLNTRDIRGYKSIDEMIKPNSDTPWGNQFAFLQVPLPKLTQSKLLDPLDFVKKSHRMIKRHKNSATIYLTSQFLSFVRKVKGHEATARYIHATLKNTSMAISNLIGPIEPMTLDNQPCKGLYFAVAGPPQSLSVTMRSYVGKLRIALTSEKGFIDQNKLKSCIEFAFEVIYKAAIEA; translated from the exons ATGGAGGGTGAAGAAGAATTGTTGGAGCCTATGAGCCCAAGTGCTCAATACTTGAAGAGCTCTGCGTTATCACTCACAATCTTGGGAGTTTTAGAAATGGAAGATGATATTGATGATTCCATGACTATGTCTCTCCTCAAAGATCTCTTCTTGCCTATAAACCCTCGTTTCACCTCGATTATG GTTACCGATAAGAAAGGGGTGAGGAAATGGAGAAAAGTAGAGGTGAATCTCGAAGACCACGTCAACGTCCCGACATTCCCTAGTGGCGTGTCGGTGGACTACTACGACGAATGTTTCAACGACTATCTGTCAAAATTAGCGACGGAACAACTCCCACAAGATCGGCCGTTGTGGGAGATTCACATACTCAAATACCCTACCAAGAATGCGGCCGGCAATGTCATCTTCAAGCTCCATCACTCGCTAGGAGACGGCTACTCCTTGATGGGAGCCCTCTTGTCGTGCCTCAAACGCGTCGACGATTCGTCGCTACCTCTGACATTTCCGTCGCTGCAGTCAAGCACGGGCTCTGGAGCCCGTCGCAATTCCTTCATGCGACGGATTCCTAGGGTTTTCACCGGCCTCGTTGACACGGCTTACGACTTCGGGTGGAGCCTCCTCAAGAGCACCTCGATGAAGGACGACAAATCGCCGATCAGATCGGGTGCCGACGGTGTAGAATTCCGGCCGATCGCGACGACCACTACGACGATTTCCATCGATCAGCTCAAGCATATAAAGAACAAACTCTACGTG ACTATTAATGACGTCATTACCGGCGTCATACTATTGGGAACTCGACTATACATGCAAAAAGTAGACGAACAATCATGCAAATCAAACACAACAGCTCTAGTGTTGCTCAACACTAGGGATATTAGAGGTTACAAATCAATTGATGAGATGATCAAACCTAATTCAGACACACCATGGGGCAACCAGTTTGCATTCTTGCAAGTTCCTTTACCTAAATTGACTCAATCGAAGCTTCTAGACCCACTTGATTTTGTCAAGAAATCTCATCGTATGATCAAGAGACATAAGAACTCTGCCACCATTTACCTTACCAGCCAATTCCTTAGCTTTGTTAGAAAGGTCAAAGGCCATGAG GCAACAGCTCGATATATTCATGCAACATTAAAAAACACAAGCATGGCAATTTCAAATTTGATTGGGCCTATTGAACCAATGACATTGGACAATCAGCCTTGTAAAGGACTCTACTTCGCAGTCGCGGGCCCACCTCAG AGCCTATCTGTAACAATGAGAAGCTATGTGGGAAAGTTGAGGATTGCATTGACATCTGAGAAAGGATTCATtgatcaaaataaattgaagtCGTGTATTGAATTTGCGTTTGAGGTCATCTACAAAGCTGCCATTGAAGCTTAG